A window of the Burkholderia sp. 9120 genome harbors these coding sequences:
- a CDS encoding ATP-binding protein, producing MKLFTKGLLLIAVPSVVELALLGVVFDTQEQTAQAAQWVSNSKQILYQSSAIVDPLLRQAARVRTGMAVGDPSFIDRHTVWVDLGDRLSNLDTLVADTPQQVERVHKMQRAIEAYRAQTVEISQALHAGRSPATFTALETEPLPQQIALFRDELAAFADEASRLDAERAAALTRRRERQQYALIAAVLGSMLIWAATAVVFARSIGRRLEVLTGNAERLGNGRTLAPPLSGNDEIAALDAVLHQTGARLRAAEADQAMMKTRLEARAQELASVNEELRQETQDNEMFIYSVSHDLRSPLVNLQGFSKELQVSCDELDSIVDAAGLPQGEQRRMTHILDGDVRESLQYLRTAVTRAAAIIDALLRISRAGRLEYQWQRVSVGRVVGRVVDALQGAIAQQSAVVTVRELPPAWGDPGAIEQVFGNLIGNALNYLDPARRGRIEVGALEPDPIDESEPRAVRTRTYYVRDNGLGIPAAYMSKVFRAFQRLHGDVANGDGIGLAVVRRTVERHGGRVWVESAEGAGSTFFVVLPEQPTRN from the coding sequence ATGAAATTATTCACCAAGGGTCTGCTGCTGATTGCCGTGCCGAGCGTGGTCGAGCTGGCGCTTCTTGGCGTCGTCTTCGATACCCAGGAGCAGACAGCGCAGGCTGCGCAGTGGGTCTCCAACAGCAAGCAGATCCTTTACCAGTCGTCGGCGATTGTCGACCCGCTGCTGCGTCAGGCCGCGCGGGTTCGCACGGGCATGGCCGTCGGCGATCCGTCGTTTATCGACCGCCATACGGTGTGGGTCGATCTCGGCGACCGGCTGTCGAATCTCGATACGCTGGTGGCCGATACGCCGCAACAGGTCGAGCGGGTTCACAAGATGCAGCGCGCGATCGAGGCTTATCGCGCGCAGACCGTCGAGATTTCGCAGGCGCTGCACGCCGGGCGCAGCCCGGCTACCTTCACCGCGCTCGAAACCGAGCCGCTGCCGCAGCAGATCGCGCTGTTTCGCGACGAACTGGCGGCGTTCGCCGACGAGGCGTCGCGGCTCGACGCCGAGCGCGCGGCGGCGCTCACGCGGCGGCGCGAACGTCAGCAATACGCGCTGATCGCCGCAGTGCTCGGCTCGATGCTGATCTGGGCCGCCACTGCGGTGGTGTTCGCGCGCAGTATCGGCCGGCGGCTGGAAGTGCTGACCGGTAATGCCGAACGGCTAGGCAACGGCCGCACCCTGGCGCCGCCGTTGTCGGGTAACGACGAGATCGCCGCGCTCGACGCGGTGCTGCATCAGACCGGCGCCCGTCTGCGCGCGGCGGAAGCCGACCAGGCCATGATGAAGACGCGGCTCGAAGCGCGTGCGCAGGAGTTGGCGAGCGTCAACGAGGAACTGCGTCAGGAGACGCAAGATAATGAAATGTTCATCTACAGCGTGTCGCACGACTTGCGCTCGCCGTTGGTGAACCTGCAAGGTTTTTCGAAGGAACTGCAGGTTTCGTGCGACGAACTCGACAGCATCGTCGACGCGGCCGGCCTGCCGCAGGGCGAGCAGCGACGTATGACGCATATTCTGGACGGCGACGTGCGCGAGTCCCTGCAATATCTGCGCACCGCGGTAACGCGTGCCGCCGCGATCATCGACGCGCTGTTGCGCATCTCGCGCGCCGGCCGGCTCGAATACCAGTGGCAGCGGGTGAGCGTCGGCCGGGTGGTCGGCCGGGTGGTCGACGCGCTGCAGGGAGCCATCGCGCAGCAGTCGGCGGTGGTTACGGTGCGTGAATTGCCCCCCGCGTGGGGCGACCCCGGCGCGATCGAGCAGGTCTTCGGCAACCTGATCGGCAACGCGCTGAACTACCTCGACCCGGCGCGCCGTGGGCGCATCGAGGTCGGCGCGCTGGAGCCCGATCCGATCGACGAGTCCGAGCCGCGCGCCGTGCGCACGCGCACTTATTACGTGCGCGACAATGGCCTCGGCATTCCGGCGGCTTACATGTCGAAGGTATTCCGCGCGTTCCAGCGTCTGCATGGCGACGTCGCGAACGGCGACGGCATTGGTCTCGCGGTGGTGCGGCGCACGGTGGAGCGGCATGGCGGGCGTGTGTGGGTCGAGTCGGCGGAAGGCGCCGGGTCGACGTTTTTTGTAGTGTTGCCGGAACAGCCCACGCGGAATTGA
- a CDS encoding AsmA family protein, whose translation MAGSSTVGRRIGKIIGWILAIIVVLIAALVIFILTFDWNRARPYIDDKVTQAIGRPFAINGDLKVGWRHPVGETGWRAWVPWPRFSAANITVGNPDWTKQPQFATLDEIDFQVKVLPLLAHDIVIPAINLVNPSVDLERLLDGRNNWTFKLASSSGPSEWKLDLHDIAFAKGNVALSDQQKKVDLQMAIDTLGQPIPIGEAMKQQEEASRKSSAEAIGRAGASKLTAQANAQAASEAAAASAAAASGASATEINASGVTPTTGASGALVAGGASEGASAAASASGATAAATASTAAGSDANASGAPKREIPPYAIGWTIKGTYNKTPVSGSGKVGGVLALQDADRPFPVQADVKAGDLHVGLVGTITDPAHLAAVDLRLWLQGNSMARLYSLTGVTLPDTPPYATEGRLVGQFKSTGNVFKYENFTGRVGGSDLNGSLTYTAREPRPLLQGELVSHLLQFADLAPVIGADSNASKAKRGDATAQPSGKVLPVEEFRTDRWKAIDADVKFTGRRIVKNTDLPITDLYTHVVMTDGVLSLEPLKFGVAGGSLASDIHLDGSTTPLKGRFATSARHLKLKQLFPNFKTMQNALGEINGDAALTATGNSPAALAATSNGEVKALVTDGTVSRLIMEAAGLNVANVVYEKLFGNRDVKINCAAADFVATNGVLDSRVFALDTDDAVINIDGNVNLRDESMDLGVHPHTKGFRVFSLRSPLYVKGTFKDPHVGVNAAALALRGGAAVGLGLINPFAALIPLLAPSNNKPLPCAQLLAQVRQAPTAPPPGVKEQPKAAISLDGAPVNKASGGASSAAAPAAAPASSRKPATMSPASAAEYKGS comes from the coding sequence ATGGCAGGGTCGAGCACAGTCGGGCGACGGATCGGAAAAATCATCGGATGGATACTCGCGATCATCGTGGTCCTGATCGCCGCGCTGGTGATCTTCATTCTGACCTTCGACTGGAATCGCGCCCGCCCGTACATCGACGACAAGGTCACGCAGGCGATCGGCCGGCCGTTCGCGATCAACGGCGATCTGAAGGTCGGCTGGCGGCATCCGGTCGGCGAAACCGGTTGGCGCGCCTGGGTGCCCTGGCCGCGCTTCTCGGCGGCCAACATCACGGTGGGCAACCCCGACTGGACGAAGCAGCCGCAGTTCGCCACGCTCGACGAGATCGACTTTCAGGTCAAGGTGCTGCCGCTGCTGGCGCACGACATCGTGATTCCGGCAATCAACCTCGTGAATCCGTCGGTCGATCTCGAACGCCTGCTGGACGGGCGTAATAACTGGACGTTCAAACTGGCGTCGTCGAGCGGGCCGTCCGAATGGAAGCTCGACCTGCACGATATCGCGTTCGCGAAGGGCAACGTCGCGCTGTCCGATCAGCAGAAGAAGGTCGATTTGCAGATGGCGATCGACACCCTCGGCCAACCGATCCCGATCGGCGAAGCGATGAAGCAGCAGGAAGAGGCGTCGCGCAAGTCGTCGGCGGAGGCGATCGGCCGCGCGGGCGCCAGCAAGCTGACCGCGCAGGCCAATGCACAGGCGGCGTCGGAGGCTGCTGCGGCCTCGGCGGCGGCGGCTTCCGGGGCCTCGGCGACGGAGATCAACGCGTCGGGCGTCACGCCGACCACGGGCGCTTCGGGCGCGCTGGTCGCCGGTGGCGCGAGCGAGGGCGCAAGCGCGGCGGCGTCGGCATCGGGCGCGACGGCAGCAGCGACGGCGAGCACGGCGGCCGGCAGCGACGCCAACGCAAGCGGCGCACCGAAACGTGAGATTCCGCCGTACGCCATCGGCTGGACTATCAAAGGGACTTACAACAAGACGCCGGTCTCCGGCAGCGGCAAGGTGGGCGGCGTGCTGGCGCTGCAGGACGCGGACCGGCCGTTCCCGGTGCAGGCCGACGTCAAGGCGGGCGATCTGCACGTCGGCCTGGTCGGCACGATCACCGATCCCGCGCATCTGGCGGCGGTCGATCTGCGTCTCTGGCTGCAAGGCAACAGCATGGCGCGACTCTATTCGCTGACGGGCGTGACCTTGCCCGATACCCCGCCCTATGCCACCGAAGGACGTCTGGTTGGCCAGTTCAAGTCCACCGGCAACGTATTCAAGTATGAAAATTTTACAGGCCGGGTGGGCGGCAGCGATCTGAACGGCTCGCTGACCTACACCGCGCGTGAACCGCGTCCGCTATTGCAGGGCGAACTGGTGTCGCATCTGCTGCAATTCGCCGATCTGGCGCCGGTGATCGGCGCCGATTCAAACGCCAGCAAGGCCAAGCGTGGTGACGCGACCGCGCAGCCGTCCGGTAAGGTGCTGCCGGTCGAGGAATTCCGCACCGACCGCTGGAAGGCGATCGACGCCGACGTGAAATTCACCGGCCGGCGCATCGTCAAGAATACGGATCTGCCGATCACGGACCTCTACACGCATGTGGTGATGACCGACGGCGTGCTGTCGCTGGAGCCGCTCAAGTTCGGCGTGGCCGGCGGCTCGCTCGCGTCGGACATTCATCTGGACGGCAGCACGACGCCGCTGAAGGGGCGCTTCGCGACGTCGGCACGGCATCTGAAGCTCAAGCAACTGTTCCCGAACTTCAAGACGATGCAAAACGCGCTCGGCGAAATCAACGGCGACGCCGCCTTGACCGCGACCGGCAATTCGCCGGCGGCGCTGGCGGCGACCTCGAACGGCGAGGTGAAGGCGCTCGTCACCGACGGCACCGTGAGCCGTCTGATCATGGAAGCGGCGGGGCTGAATGTGGCGAACGTGGTGTACGAAAAGCTGTTCGGCAATCGCGACGTGAAAATCAACTGCGCGGCCGCCGATTTCGTGGCGACCAACGGCGTGCTCGATTCGCGCGTGTTCGCGCTCGATACCGACGACGCGGTGATCAACATCGACGGTAATGTGAATCTGCGGGACGAAAGCATGGATCTGGGCGTGCATCCGCATACCAAGGGCTTCCGGGTGTTTTCGCTGCGCTCGCCGCTGTACGTGAAGGGCACCTTCAAGGATCCGCACGTCGGCGTGAATGCCGCGGCGCTGGCGCTGCGCGGCGGAGCGGCGGTCGGGCTCGGGCTGATCAATCCGTTTGCCGCGTTGATTCCGCTGCTCGCGCCGAGCAACAACAAGCCGCTGCCGTGCGCGCAACTGCTGGCTCAGGTCCGGCAGGCGCCGACTGCGCCGCCGCCGGGCGTCAAGGAGCAGCCCAAGGCCGCTATTTCACTGGATGGCGCGCCGGTCAATAAGGCGTCGGGTGGCGCATCGTCGGCTGCTGCGCCTGCCGCTGCACCCGCGTCGAGCCGGAAGCCCGCCACGATGTCGCCGGCCAGCGCCGCCGAGTACAAGGGGAGCTGA
- a CDS encoding ATP-binding cassette domain-containing protein, with product MTDVPFVLADGVARRDAQRGQMLLQPTRFALYAGERVAITGPSGSGKSVFLRALALLDPLDAGRIVWHGAPVERSVIPRYRRNVAYIRQRPALLDGSVEDNLRYPFELRAYRDVRFDRARAASLAVQAGRGADFLDKRASELSGGEAQIAALIRVLQLAPEVLLLDEPTASLDPESSHAIEGLVRAWFDAEPGRHASIWVSHDPAQAARMSERHLTMRAGVLDETGQAAQADPTRSAAPMPQASPQDHQQLGQ from the coding sequence ATGACCGATGTTCCCTTTGTCCTCGCCGACGGCGTTGCCCGCCGCGACGCGCAGCGCGGCCAGATGCTGTTGCAGCCGACCCGTTTCGCTTTGTACGCGGGCGAGCGCGTCGCGATCACCGGGCCGTCCGGCTCAGGCAAGAGCGTGTTCCTGCGCGCGCTCGCGCTGCTCGATCCGCTCGATGCCGGACGCATCGTGTGGCATGGCGCGCCGGTGGAACGGTCCGTGATTCCGCGTTACCGGCGTAACGTCGCGTATATCCGTCAACGGCCCGCGTTGCTCGACGGCAGCGTCGAAGACAATCTGCGCTATCCGTTCGAGCTGCGCGCATATCGCGACGTGCGCTTCGATCGCGCGCGGGCGGCGAGCCTCGCCGTTCAGGCCGGCCGCGGCGCCGACTTTCTCGACAAGCGCGCAAGCGAGCTGTCCGGCGGCGAGGCGCAGATCGCCGCGCTGATCCGCGTGCTGCAACTCGCGCCCGAAGTGCTGCTGCTCGATGAGCCGACCGCGTCGCTCGACCCGGAGTCGTCGCACGCGATCGAAGGGCTGGTGCGCGCGTGGTTCGACGCCGAGCCTGGCCGTCATGCGTCGATCTGGGTGTCTCACGATCCGGCGCAAGCCGCGCGCATGAGCGAGCGGCATCTGACCATGCGCGCGGGTGTGCTCGACGAAACCGGGCAAGCCGCACAAGCCGATCCGACACGCTCCGCCGCGCCGATGCCTCAGGCTTCACCGCAGGACCACCAGCAGCTCGGCCAATGA
- the fetB gene encoding iron export ABC transporter permease subunit FetB gives MTLQNLSLWDVAIAALLIVVNGVVSVALKLDLERQLAWAALRTVVQLLAIGYVLGWVFRYDHWFVVLPLMIVMTLIAGFAGAQRGSRTYAGQRADSVLSIWVSSWLVGAVGLFVVIRIHPWYEPQYAIPILGMILGNTLTGVSLGIERMTEELTARRDRVDMALALGATRWEAAQVPARQAVRAGMMPTLNQMAVVGVVSLPGMMTGQVLAGQSPLQAVRYQIVIMFLIAAASALGTVGAVLLTYRRLFSAEHRFLSARLVERAAARR, from the coding sequence ATGACCCTGCAAAACCTGAGTCTCTGGGACGTCGCGATCGCCGCGCTGCTGATCGTCGTGAACGGCGTGGTGTCGGTGGCGCTGAAGCTCGATCTCGAACGCCAGCTCGCGTGGGCGGCGCTGCGCACCGTCGTGCAGTTGCTCGCGATCGGCTACGTGCTCGGCTGGGTGTTCCGTTACGACCACTGGTTCGTGGTGCTGCCGCTGATGATCGTGATGACGCTGATCGCCGGTTTCGCGGGCGCGCAGCGCGGCAGCCGCACGTATGCCGGTCAGCGCGCGGACAGCGTGCTGTCGATCTGGGTCAGTTCGTGGCTGGTGGGCGCGGTCGGGCTGTTCGTGGTGATCCGGATTCACCCGTGGTACGAGCCGCAATATGCGATTCCGATCCTCGGCATGATTCTCGGCAATACGCTGACCGGCGTGTCGCTCGGTATCGAACGGATGACCGAGGAATTGACCGCGCGGCGCGACCGCGTGGACATGGCGCTCGCGCTCGGCGCAACGCGCTGGGAAGCCGCGCAGGTGCCGGCGCGCCAGGCGGTACGCGCGGGCATGATGCCGACGCTGAACCAGATGGCCGTGGTCGGCGTGGTGAGTCTGCCCGGCATGATGACCGGCCAGGTGCTGGCCGGTCAGTCGCCGTTGCAGGCCGTGCGCTATCAGATCGTGATCATGTTTCTGATCGCGGCGGCGTCGGCCTTGGGGACCGTGGGCGCGGTGCTGCTGACTTACCGGCGGCTGTTTTCGGCGGAACACCGGTTTCTGTCGGCGCGGCTGGTGGAGCGGGCGGCGGCGCGGCGCTGA
- a CDS encoding DUF6013 family protein, with protein sequence MSSSFKLSAVSVVASLACALAPGLFVPAAHAATPITVTSQSALDGPIRYTVRVTSKQFGNSQETRTIRSGESDDFTWKTVPPGGPVAATDACPNYASLPVDTNGAMIRQTQIRFAPVVAADGTASVQLSFQAQTPHGIKTVTNGGKTLKCPNDVSVSQILRFTMPVNGSTKTLTLNDGTEVAVSAKR encoded by the coding sequence ATGAGCTCCAGCTTCAAACTCTCCGCCGTGTCCGTTGTCGCTTCTCTCGCTTGCGCGCTCGCGCCCGGCCTGTTCGTGCCGGCGGCGCACGCGGCCACGCCGATCACGGTGACCTCCCAATCCGCGCTCGACGGTCCGATCCGTTACACGGTGCGCGTCACGTCGAAGCAGTTCGGCAATTCCCAGGAAACGCGCACGATCCGCTCCGGCGAATCGGACGACTTCACGTGGAAAACCGTGCCGCCGGGCGGCCCGGTCGCCGCCACGGATGCCTGCCCGAACTACGCGTCGCTACCGGTCGATACCAACGGCGCGATGATCCGGCAGACGCAGATCCGCTTCGCGCCGGTGGTCGCCGCCGACGGCACCGCGAGCGTGCAACTGAGCTTCCAGGCGCAGACACCGCACGGCATCAAGACGGTGACGAACGGCGGCAAAACGCTCAAGTGTCCGAACGACGTGAGCGTCAGTCAGATTCTGCGTTTCACGATGCCGGTCAACGGCAGCACGAAAACGCTGACGCTGAACGACGGTACGGAAGTGGCGGTCAGCGCGAAGCGTTGA
- a CDS encoding zinc-binding alcohol dehydrogenase family protein, whose protein sequence is MKAVGLYRYLPIDNAEALVDLDIPKPDATGRDLLVKVEAISVNPVDAKVRAPKDNVEKEPRILGWDAAGTVVAVGPEVTLFKVGDPVFYAGSITRPGANSEFHLVDERIVGHKPASLDFTHAAALPLTAITAWEALFDRLGVSPQGADEGRTVLIFGGAGGVGSIGIQLAKQLAKLKVIATASRPESAKWATELGADHIVDHFGDIPAQLKKLGIDQVDYVLMFNDTDKNFPAAAEVLKPQGGICTIVENSKPVPVELLKAKSAAFHWEFMFTRSMFGTPDMIEQHKLLTEVARLVDAGALRTTVGEDLGTINAANLRRAHQLLEAGRAIGKLVLTGF, encoded by the coding sequence ATGAAAGCCGTTGGTCTCTACCGTTATCTGCCGATCGACAATGCCGAAGCCCTGGTGGACCTCGACATTCCGAAACCCGACGCCACCGGCCGCGACCTGCTGGTCAAGGTCGAGGCCATTTCGGTCAATCCGGTCGACGCCAAGGTGCGCGCGCCGAAAGACAACGTCGAAAAAGAACCGCGCATTCTCGGTTGGGACGCGGCCGGCACGGTCGTCGCGGTCGGCCCGGAGGTCACGCTGTTCAAGGTGGGCGATCCGGTGTTCTATGCGGGCAGCATCACGCGGCCGGGCGCGAATAGCGAGTTTCATCTGGTCGACGAGCGGATCGTCGGGCACAAGCCGGCATCGCTCGATTTCACGCACGCAGCCGCGCTGCCGCTGACGGCGATCACCGCGTGGGAAGCGCTGTTCGACCGCCTCGGCGTGTCGCCGCAAGGCGCGGACGAAGGTCGCACGGTGCTGATTTTCGGCGGCGCGGGCGGGGTCGGCTCGATCGGCATTCAACTCGCCAAACAACTGGCGAAGCTGAAGGTGATCGCGACCGCATCGCGTCCCGAATCGGCGAAATGGGCCACGGAGTTGGGCGCGGATCACATCGTCGATCATTTCGGCGATATTCCCGCGCAACTGAAAAAGCTCGGCATCGATCAGGTCGACTACGTGCTGATGTTCAACGATACCGACAAGAATTTTCCGGCGGCGGCGGAAGTGCTCAAACCGCAAGGCGGCATCTGCACGATCGTCGAGAACAGCAAGCCCGTGCCGGTCGAGTTGCTGAAGGCGAAGAGCGCGGCGTTCCACTGGGAGTTCATGTTCACCCGCTCGATGTTCGGCACGCCCGACATGATCGAGCAGCATAAGCTGCTGACCGAGGTGGCGCGGCTGGTCGACGCGGGCGCGTTGCGCACGACCGTCGGCGAGGATCTCGGCACGATCAATGCCGCGAATCTGCGCCGTGCGCATCAACTGCTCGAAGCGGGGCGCGCGATCGGCAAGCTGGTGCTGACGGGTTTCTGA
- a CDS encoding LysR family transcriptional regulator, protein MTPASPLPRSSSAERERLDLLDVALFVRAALLANVSAAGREFGLSAAVASSRIAQLEKLLGARLLHRTTRRISLTQDGEVFMTRAEALLDAAAAARAAVGRGQAEPQGRLRVSMPSSFGRQHVSPVISEFLRRHPGVSVDLRLTDQLVDLVDAGIDVAIRIGVLKDSSLVARRLAVNRRVLCASPRYLAESGTPRHPSDLPQHECMILSDQRDWGFVTPAGPLDVRVSGRLVTDNGEVIRDALLAGFGIALKSTWDVAPYLRSGELISVLDSYPLAEQVAIWAVYPSRAFVPPKTLAFIEFLAGHFGDPPYWDAADA, encoded by the coding sequence ATGACGCCTGCCAGCCCATTGCCCCGATCTTCGTCCGCCGAACGCGAGCGGCTCGACCTGCTCGACGTCGCGTTGTTCGTGCGCGCCGCGTTGCTCGCCAATGTGTCGGCGGCCGGCCGCGAGTTCGGCTTGTCGGCGGCGGTGGCCAGTTCGCGGATCGCGCAACTCGAAAAGCTGCTCGGCGCGCGATTGCTGCATCGGACCACCCGTCGCATCAGCCTCACGCAGGACGGTGAAGTCTTCATGACGCGCGCCGAAGCGCTGCTCGATGCCGCCGCGGCGGCGCGCGCGGCGGTTGGTCGCGGCCAGGCCGAGCCGCAGGGCCGGCTGCGGGTGTCGATGCCGTCGTCGTTCGGGCGCCAGCATGTGTCGCCGGTAATCAGCGAATTCTTGCGCCGCCATCCTGGCGTGAGCGTCGATTTGCGGCTGACCGATCAACTGGTCGATCTGGTCGACGCCGGCATCGACGTGGCGATCCGGATCGGCGTGCTGAAGGATTCGTCGCTGGTGGCGCGTCGTCTCGCGGTGAACCGCCGGGTGCTGTGCGCGTCGCCCCGCTATCTTGCGGAGAGCGGCACGCCGCGTCATCCGTCGGATCTGCCGCAGCACGAATGCATGATCCTGTCGGACCAGCGCGACTGGGGATTCGTGACGCCAGCCGGGCCGCTCGACGTGCGCGTGAGCGGACGCCTCGTGACGGATAACGGCGAAGTGATCCGCGACGCGTTGCTCGCGGGCTTCGGCATCGCACTCAAATCGACGTGGGACGTGGCGCCCTATCTACGCAGCGGCGAACTGATCAGCGTGCTCGACAGTTATCCGCTCGCCGAGCAGGTGGCGATCTGGGCGGTGTATCCGAGCCGCGCTTTCGTGCCGCCCAAAACGCTCGCGTTTATCGAGTTTCTTGCCGGGCATTTCGGCGATCCGCCGTATTGGGATGCGGCGGACGCGTGA